The following proteins come from a genomic window of Halobaculum sp. MBLA0147:
- a CDS encoding MATE family efflux transporter, translating to MLDRTGVVAEERLRETLSLSWPRIVTGFAIMSKRTVDLAVVGVAVGAEAVAGLTLANAFWTLGKFAFIGFAGGTIALVSQHFGGDDRERAGEVVAASLVLAAGAAVPVAVAYNVFATPLVTLVGGGQAATGFGATYLAIVAPGIVFEAVNLVASRTYAGVGDTVTPMAVRAAGAVLNVLASVGLVFGLDLGVVGAAIGTTVSTGIVTGVFAWGLGGRSYYRGRGASPLPVGRTTRPDGALVRELFRVATPLVARRVVQGVFVFPLLALAATFGPVVLAAVGVARQVRQLLNSFSWGFSIAASTLVGQALGAGEETRAVAYGRDITTLSAVVYALSAAVVGLLATPVASVFVDGEAVAATAVFVAVAALSALPLGVDGSVTGTLRGAGDTRVPFLATLAGLYLVALPLAYLGTETALGVVGLYLAVLAETLVPMVVNVARFRTGAWLAVGRELGPDAEPDPGEPDPTD from the coding sequence CTGTTGGACCGGACCGGCGTCGTCGCCGAGGAGCGCCTCCGCGAGACACTCTCGCTGTCGTGGCCACGCATCGTCACCGGCTTCGCGATCATGTCCAAACGGACGGTCGACCTCGCCGTCGTCGGTGTCGCGGTCGGCGCCGAGGCGGTCGCGGGCCTGACACTCGCCAACGCCTTCTGGACGCTCGGGAAGTTCGCGTTCATCGGGTTCGCCGGCGGTACCATCGCCCTCGTCTCCCAACACTTCGGCGGCGACGACCGCGAACGCGCGGGTGAGGTCGTCGCCGCGAGTCTCGTCCTCGCGGCCGGGGCGGCCGTCCCCGTCGCGGTCGCGTACAACGTCTTCGCGACGCCGCTGGTGACGCTCGTCGGCGGCGGGCAGGCGGCGACTGGCTTCGGGGCGACCTACCTCGCGATCGTCGCACCGGGGATCGTCTTCGAGGCGGTGAACCTCGTCGCCTCGCGGACCTACGCCGGCGTCGGCGACACCGTCACCCCGATGGCCGTCCGTGCGGCCGGCGCGGTGCTCAACGTCCTCGCCAGCGTCGGGCTCGTGTTCGGACTCGACCTCGGCGTCGTGGGGGCCGCGATCGGCACCACCGTCTCGACCGGGATCGTCACCGGGGTGTTCGCGTGGGGGCTCGGCGGGCGCTCGTACTACCGCGGACGCGGCGCCAGTCCGCTCCCGGTGGGCCGGACCACGCGTCCCGACGGCGCGCTGGTGCGAGAGCTGTTCCGCGTCGCGACGCCGCTGGTCGCTCGCCGCGTCGTGCAGGGCGTCTTCGTCTTCCCACTGCTCGCGCTGGCTGCGACGTTCGGCCCGGTCGTGCTCGCGGCGGTCGGCGTCGCGCGGCAGGTCCGACAGCTGCTCAACAGTTTCAGTTGGGGGTTCTCCATCGCCGCCTCGACGCTGGTCGGCCAGGCACTGGGTGCCGGCGAGGAGACGCGTGCCGTCGCCTACGGACGCGACATCACGACGCTCTCGGCGGTGGTGTACGCGCTGTCGGCGGCCGTCGTCGGCCTCCTCGCGACGCCCGTCGCCTCGGTGTTCGTCGACGGGGAGGCGGTCGCCGCGACCGCGGTGTTCGTCGCCGTCGCGGCGCTCAGTGCGCTCCCGTTGGGTGTCGACGGCTCCGTCACCGGGACGCTGCGTGGCGCGGGCGACACGCGGGTGCCGTTCCTCGCCACCCTCGCAGGCCTCTACCTCGTCGCGCTCCCCCTGGCGTACCTCGGGACGGAGACGGCGCTGGGTGTCGTCGGACTCTACCTCGCCGTACTCGCCGAGACGCTCGTCCCGATGGTCGTCAACGTCGCGCGGTTCCGCACGGGCGCGTGGCTCGCCGTCGGGCGCGAGCTCGGGCCAGACGCGGAGCCGGACCCTGGCGAGCCAGACCCGACGGACTGA
- a CDS encoding MFS transporter: MSLLRSNREFRRLFVGRLTTNAGDSLYAIAAMWLVWELTRDPLFTGVAAFLTQAPSALGFLVGPLVDRWDLRRVLVVVQAVQAVLVLAVPLASLTGTLSVWVVLLVMPVLAAVDQFTGPAQTAALPLVVDDDRLTRANSLFATTAGAANGVFNALSGVLVALTGAVALYALDAVTFGVAALLFLGLRLDGDEETAETEVDGRSAESDVAEGSTDTDVDADESGPDETTGAAEADGFDWAGYADELRSGAQYLRGSVLVPVVVGALVVNFTSAATMAVLPAFAAEFSGAQSYGFLMAAFAVGNLAGTAAAGVLPDRPFGELAVVCPLVTGVGFVAVAFVDWFPAVLALVVVALVPMGLFNVTFQSLVQSVVADDLLGRVSSLLKSGTSVAMPIGSVVGGAAAGVVGVRGLILGQAVAIATLGLAFAVSGRLRSIPTVADADPSALGLGADPDRADATSVSASPGEGHTDDAGHEPDDDALGPRTDATE, from the coding sequence GTGTCACTGCTCAGATCCAATCGGGAGTTCAGGCGACTGTTCGTCGGTCGACTGACGACGAACGCGGGCGACAGTCTGTACGCGATCGCGGCGATGTGGCTCGTCTGGGAGTTGACGAGAGACCCGTTGTTCACCGGCGTCGCGGCGTTCCTCACGCAGGCGCCGTCGGCGCTGGGGTTCCTCGTCGGGCCGCTCGTCGACCGTTGGGACCTCCGGCGTGTGTTGGTCGTCGTCCAGGCCGTGCAGGCGGTGTTGGTGCTCGCGGTGCCGCTCGCGTCCCTGACGGGGACGCTGTCCGTCTGGGTCGTCTTGCTCGTGATGCCGGTGCTGGCCGCCGTCGACCAGTTCACCGGTCCGGCGCAGACGGCCGCGCTGCCACTCGTGGTCGACGACGACCGGCTGACGCGTGCGAACTCGCTGTTCGCCACGACCGCCGGCGCGGCGAACGGCGTGTTCAACGCGCTCTCGGGGGTGCTCGTTGCGCTGACGGGTGCCGTCGCGCTGTACGCGCTCGACGCCGTCACCTTCGGCGTCGCCGCGCTGCTGTTCCTCGGGCTGCGACTCGACGGGGACGAGGAGACGGCCGAGACCGAGGTGGACGGCCGCTCGGCCGAGAGCGACGTCGCGGAGGGATCGACCGACACCGACGTGGACGCAGACGAGAGCGGCCCGGACGAGACCACGGGAGCAGCCGAGGCCGACGGCTTCGACTGGGCCGGGTACGCGGACGAACTCCGGTCGGGCGCGCAGTACCTCCGTGGGTCCGTGTTGGTCCCCGTCGTCGTCGGCGCGCTGGTGGTGAACTTCACCTCGGCGGCGACGATGGCGGTACTCCCGGCGTTCGCGGCGGAGTTCTCCGGTGCGCAGTCGTACGGGTTCCTGATGGCCGCGTTCGCGGTCGGGAACCTCGCCGGCACCGCCGCAGCCGGTGTCCTCCCGGACAGGCCGTTCGGCGAACTCGCCGTCGTCTGTCCGTTGGTGACCGGTGTGGGGTTCGTTGCGGTCGCGTTCGTCGACTGGTTCCCGGCCGTCCTCGCGCTCGTCGTCGTCGCGCTGGTGCCGATGGGACTGTTCAACGTCACCTTCCAGTCGCTGGTCCAGTCCGTCGTCGCGGACGACCTGCTCGGACGGGTCTCATCGCTGCTGAAGAGCGGCACCTCCGTCGCGATGCCGATCGGCTCCGTCGTCGGTGGTGCCGCGGCGGGCGTCGTCGGCGTCCGCGGGTTGATCCTCGGGCAGGCGGTGGCGATCGCGACGCTCGGCCTCGCGTTCGCCGTCTCCGGGCGACTGCGCTCGATTCCCACCGTCGCCGACGCCGACCCGAGTGCCCTCGGGTTGGGGGCGGACCCGGACCGAGCCGACGCGACGAGTGTGTCGGCGTCTCCCGGCGAAGGGCACACGGACGACGCCGGTCACGAGCCCGACGACGACGCGCTCGGTCCGCGGACCGACGCCACCGAGTGA